Proteins from a genomic interval of Quercus lobata isolate SW786 chromosome 11, ValleyOak3.0 Primary Assembly, whole genome shotgun sequence:
- the LOC115969603 gene encoding urease accessory protein D, with protein MASDGKVVVEKVGEKSSVTRCFSKYPLKFIIPRKVGPSKTDAVWIYSLTYGGGVVSGDSISCEFTIGDACTTVLTTQASTKVYKSMGSKCSEQVLEASIGSDALLAVVPDPVTCFSTARYSQKQVFRVVSDSSLVIVDWITSGRHESGEKWDFDLYKSTNHIFLEDNQPLFLDTVLLERGSISSIAEHMQDYQVIAMVVLLGPKLKQVQDQVQKDVKRIMSEQLHIPSASLGHQVITKSDRFLMKPSFIASTSVFGPKGIGVVVRIAAMTTESVYKFLHHQLACLEPLLGMSPYR; from the exons ATGGCAAGTGATGGTAAGGTGGTGGTGGAGAAAGTGGGAGAGAAATCATCAGTAACAAGGTGCTTCTCAAAGTACCCCCTCAAGTTCATCATTCCCAGAAAG GTTGGTCCCTCCAAAACTGACGCTGTTTGGATTTACAGCCTCACATATGGTGGTGGAGTTGTTTCT GGAGATTCTATTTCATGTGAGTTTACCATTGGAGATGCTTGCACCACTGTCCTTACAACCCAAGCTTCGACaaag GTATACAAGTCTATGGGATCCAAGTGCTCTGAACAAGTCTTAGAG GCAAGTATTGGGAGTGATGCTCTATTGGCTGTCGTTCCAGACCCGGTGACATGTTTTTCCACTGCAAGGTACTCTCAGAAACAAGTCTTCAGGGTGGTTTCAGACTCAAGTTTGGTCATTGTAGATTGGATTACCAGTGGGCGCCATGAAAGTGGAGAAAAATGGGATTTTGATCTTTATAAGAGCACTAACCACATATTCTTAGAAGACAATCAACCATTGTTTCTTGATACG GTGCTTCTGGAGCGAGGAAGCATATCCTCTATTGCAGAGCACATGCAGGACTACCAAGTAATTGCAATGGTTGTACTCTTGGG GCCAAAGCTGAAGCAAGTTCAGGACCAAGTTCAAAAAGATGTGAAGAGGATAATGTCTGAGCAATTACACATTCCTTCTGCTTCATTGGGACACCAAGTAATAACAAAATCTGATCGTTTCTTGATGAAACCAAGCTTTATTGCTTCCACCAGTGTCTTTGGTCCTAAG GGAATAGGTGTTGTTGTTCGTATAGCTGCCATGACAACTGAGTCCGTTTATAAATTTCTGCACCACCAATTGGCTTGCCTGGAGCCCCTGCTTGGGATGTCACCTTATCGTTAA